Proteins encoded within one genomic window of Buchnera aphidicola (Myzocallis carpini):
- a CDS encoding 2-oxo acid dehydrogenase subunit E2: MDIEIKIPDLGIDEAEVIDILVCVNDTILKEQSLIVVEGEKTSMEIPAPCSGVIKEIKVNISDIVKKNSIIMIVENREHPEGNNNIINNGKKDIYTNENGFDFTHKTIHTSPLVRRMAHTLKIDLHTVVGTGRKSRITKQDIQNHIKNIDHSIHQDVASKEGIFDINDASIKDFDFSRFGKIETIELKKVKKISGDVLFKNWSTIPHVTQFDEVDITDLENFRKKYNMEVQNIQEKKITLLSFIIKALAKGLEKFPYFNSSISLDNKKIFLKKYINIGIAVDTTYGLVVPVVKDVKNKSIFDVSQNILYLSKKARERKLSVLDVQGGCFTISSLGGIGGTFFTPIINHPEAAILGVSKAFYKPIWNGNKFLPKLILPLSLSYNHRIIDGADGARFISFINKLLSDIRWLLL; the protein is encoded by the coding sequence ATGGATATTGAAATTAAAATTCCAGATCTTGGTATTGATGAAGCCGAGGTAATTGATATTTTGGTTTGTGTTAATGATACCATTCTCAAAGAGCAAAGTTTGATTGTTGTAGAAGGCGAAAAAACTTCTATGGAAATTCCTGCTCCATGTTCTGGTGTGATTAAAGAAATTAAAGTAAATATTTCAGATATTGTAAAAAAGAATTCTATTATTATGATTGTTGAGAATAGAGAGCATCCGGAAGGAAATAATAATATTATAAATAATGGTAAAAAAGATATTTATACTAATGAGAATGGTTTTGATTTTACTCACAAGACTATACATACGTCTCCATTAGTTCGTCGTATGGCACATACTTTAAAAATTGATTTACATACAGTAGTAGGCACTGGCAGGAAAAGTAGAATTACTAAACAAGATATTCAGAATCATATTAAAAATATTGATCACAGTATACATCAAGATGTTGCTAGTAAAGAGGGTATTTTTGATATTAATGATGCCAGTATAAAAGATTTTGATTTTAGTCGTTTCGGAAAAATTGAAACTATAGAATTAAAGAAAGTAAAAAAAATTTCTGGAGACGTATTATTTAAAAATTGGTCTACTATACCTCATGTTACTCAATTTGATGAAGTAGATATTACTGATTTAGAAAATTTTCGCAAAAAATATAATATGGAAGTACAGAATATTCAAGAAAAAAAAATCACTTTATTGTCTTTTATTATAAAAGCGCTTGCAAAAGGATTAGAAAAATTTCCTTATTTTAATAGTTCAATTTCTTTAGACAATAAAAAAATATTTTTAAAAAAATATATTAATATTGGTATAGCTGTTGATACAACTTATGGATTAGTAGTACCAGTGGTTAAAGATGTAAAAAACAAAAGTATATTTGATGTTTCTCAAAATATATTATATCTTTCTAAGAAAGCAAGAGAAAGAAAATTAAGTGTTTTAGATGTTCAGGGTGGTTGTTTTACTATTTCTAGTTTAGGCGGAATTGGAGGTACTTTTTTTACGCCTATTATTAATCATCCAGAAGCTGCAATTTTAGGAGTTTCAAAAGCTTTTTATAAACCTATTTGGAATGGTAATAAATTTTTACCAAAATTAATATTACCGTTATCTTTGTCTTATAATCATCGTATTATTGATGGAGCTGATGGTGCAAGATTTATTTCTTTTATTAATAAATTATTATCTGATATTAGATGGTTATTATTATAG
- the lpdA gene encoding dihydrolipoyl dehydrogenase, with protein sequence MVMDIRTQVLVIGSGPAGYAAAFRSSDLGLKTTLIEKYNSLGGVCLNVGCIPSKFLLHIAKVIQEAKEISKQGVFFKTPKIDLDIIRKKKQEIISTLSSGIKYMAKNRKVQILYGMGSFINKNTVLVVNENEMITVHFDHVIIATGSQSIALPNIPINSEYIWNSTEALSLRFIPRKMLIIGSGIIGLEMATLYSALGSQVDVVDRDNRLLSFLDQDIINIYKKSLSENFNILLQTNINEIIVKNNQILVTLSNTNFDKKEIFYDAVLVAIGRKSNILPLKLENAGVKINSNNFIQVDRQLRTNINNIYAIGDVIGNPLLAHKGIHQGHIAAEVIAGYQHYFEPIVIPAVAYTDPEIAWVGMNENDAIKKNINYEAAVFPWKASGRAIVSNCSHGMTKLIINKDTRKVLGGIIIGRQAGELLSEITLAIEMGCDVEDISLTIHPHPTLSESIGLSAQVFLGTITDLINSKSVFK encoded by the coding sequence ATGGTGATGGATATTCGTACACAAGTATTAGTTATTGGATCTGGTCCTGCAGGATATGCAGCAGCTTTTAGAAGTTCTGATTTAGGTTTAAAAACTACTTTAATAGAAAAATATAATTCATTAGGTGGTGTGTGTTTAAATGTTGGATGTATTCCTTCAAAATTTTTATTACATATTGCAAAAGTTATTCAAGAAGCAAAAGAGATATCAAAACAAGGTGTATTCTTTAAGACTCCTAAAATTGATTTAGATATTATTAGAAAGAAAAAACAAGAAATTATTTCTACATTGTCTTCTGGTATTAAATACATGGCAAAAAATAGAAAAGTACAAATATTATATGGAATGGGTTCTTTTATAAATAAAAATACAGTACTTGTTGTTAATGAAAATGAAATGATTACTGTACATTTTGATCATGTAATTATTGCTACTGGTTCACAATCAATTGCTTTACCTAATATTCCTATAAATAGTGAATATATTTGGAATTCTACTGAAGCCTTATCTTTGCGTTTTATTCCACGAAAAATGTTGATTATTGGATCTGGTATTATTGGTTTAGAAATGGCTACTTTATATAGTGCACTGGGTTCTCAGGTAGATGTTGTAGATCGTGATAATAGGTTATTATCATTTTTAGATCAAGATATTATTAATATTTATAAAAAATCTCTTTCAGAGAATTTTAATATTTTATTACAAACAAATATTAACGAAATAATTGTGAAAAATAATCAAATATTAGTTACTTTATCTAATACTAATTTTGATAAAAAAGAAATTTTTTATGATGCCGTATTAGTTGCTATTGGTAGGAAATCAAATATTCTTCCATTAAAATTAGAAAATGCTGGAGTAAAAATTAATTCTAATAATTTTATTCAAGTGGATCGTCAATTACGAACAAATATAAATAATATATATGCTATTGGAGATGTTATTGGTAATCCTTTATTAGCACATAAAGGAATACATCAAGGTCATATTGCTGCAGAAGTTATAGCTGGATATCAGCATTATTTTGAACCTATAGTTATTCCTGCAGTTGCTTATACTGATCCTGAAATTGCTTGGGTAGGAATGAATGAGAATGATGCAATTAAAAAAAATATAAATTATGAAGCTGCTGTTTTTCCTTGGAAAGCTTCTGGAAGAGCTATTGTATCTAATTGTTCTCATGGCATGACAAAATTAATTATTAATAAAGATACTCGTAAAGTTCTTGGTGGAATCATTATTGGTAGACAAGCTGGAGAATTATTATCAGAAATTACATTGGCGATTGAAATGGGTTGTGACGTAGAAGATATTTCATTAACTATTCATCCTCATCCTACGTTGTCTGAATCTATTGGATTATCTGCACAGGTTTTTTTAGGTACGATTACTGATTTAATCAATTCAAAATCTGTATTTAAATAA
- the erpA gene encoding iron-sulfur cluster insertion protein ErpA — MIIISKLKLKITSTAIKKIYQLTHKKNNTYLKFRIYIIGGGCNGFQYQFKIDNKIHDNDIILKKEKNIIIDSISIQYLHGGVIDYIENIEGSKFTVSNPNAKTTCSCGSSFSI, encoded by the coding sequence ATGATTATAATATCCAAATTGAAATTAAAAATTACTAGTACAGCAATCAAAAAAATTTATCAATTAACTCATAAAAAAAATAATACCTATTTAAAATTTAGAATTTATATTATCGGTGGAGGATGTAATGGATTTCAATATCAATTTAAAATAGATAATAAAATACATGATAATGACATTATACTCAAAAAAGAAAAAAATATTATTATTGATTCTATCAGTATACAATATCTTCATGGAGGCGTAATAGATTATATAGAAAATATAGAAGGATCAAAATTTACTGTATCTAACCCTAATGCAAAAACAACATGTAGTTGCGGATCATCATTTAGTATATAA
- the ftsZ gene encoding cell division protein FtsZ, giving the protein MFESTELSNEAIIKVLGIGGGGGNAVEHMVREKIEGVEFFAINTDAQALKKIEVGQTIQIGSNITKGLGAGANPEIGRHAAEEDKDSINNALKGADMVFIAAGMGGGTGTGAAPVVASIAKEMGILTVAVITKPFIFEGKKRMVFADQGILELSKYVDSLIIIPNDKLLKVLNRGISLLDAFSAANNVLRGAVQGIAELITKPGLMNVDFADVRTVMSEMGYAMMGTGLSTGDNRAEEAAEIAISSPLLEDIDLSGARGVLVNITAGIDLRLDEFETVGNTVRSFSSDNATVVIGTSLDPEMNDSLRVTVVATGIGSDNHQKNDILSQNNTNKEKKSEYRYQNFNSYMRNNNQKKNIKNHLECNKNHKIESNYLDIPAFLRKKKY; this is encoded by the coding sequence ATGTTTGAATCTACAGAATTAAGTAATGAAGCAATTATTAAAGTATTAGGTATAGGAGGAGGAGGGGGTAATGCAGTAGAACATATGGTAAGAGAAAAAATAGAAGGAGTAGAATTTTTCGCAATCAATACTGATGCACAAGCACTAAAAAAAATAGAAGTAGGACAAACAATTCAAATTGGTAGTAATATTACCAAAGGATTAGGGGCAGGTGCAAATCCAGAAATTGGAAGACATGCAGCAGAAGAAGATAAAGATTCTATTAATAATGCTCTAAAAGGAGCAGATATGGTATTTATAGCTGCAGGAATGGGAGGAGGTACCGGAACAGGAGCAGCACCTGTTGTAGCTTCTATAGCAAAAGAAATGGGTATTTTAACTGTTGCAGTAATCACAAAACCATTTATATTTGAAGGAAAAAAAAGAATGGTATTTGCCGATCAAGGTATTTTAGAACTTTCAAAATATGTTGATTCATTAATAATTATACCAAATGATAAATTATTAAAAGTATTAAACAGAGGAATTTCTCTACTTGATGCATTTAGTGCTGCAAATAATGTACTAAGAGGTGCAGTACAAGGGATTGCAGAATTAATTACAAAACCAGGATTAATGAATGTAGATTTTGCAGACGTCAGAACTGTAATGTCTGAAATGGGATATGCCATGATGGGAACCGGTTTATCTACTGGAGATAATAGAGCTGAAGAAGCAGCAGAAATTGCTATTTCTAGTCCATTGTTAGAAGATATTGATTTATCAGGTGCAAGAGGAGTATTAGTCAATATTACTGCTGGAATTGATCTTAGATTAGATGAATTTGAAACAGTCGGAAATACCGTGCGATCTTTTTCTTCCGATAATGCAACAGTAGTAATTGGTACTTCATTAGATCCAGAAATGAATGATTCTTTAAGAGTAACAGTAGTGGCAACTGGTATTGGATCTGATAATCATCAAAAAAATGATATTTTATCTCAAAATAATACTAACAAAGAAAAAAAATCAGAATATCGATATCAAAATTTTAATTCATATATGAGAAATAATAATCAGAAAAAAAATATAAAAAATCATTTAGAATGTAATAAAAATCATAAAATAGAATCTAATTACCTAGATATTCCGGCATTTTTAAGAAAAAAAAAATATTAA
- the ftsA gene encoding cell division protein FtsA has product MMNQKQETLVAGLEIGTTKVVVLIGKILENNNINIVGIGKCSSKGISVGNINDLNSVTKCIKKSIDEAEKTAQCNISSIYLSLSNKYIQCKNETGIVPIHNNEVTTKDVQYAIYTAKSIKLNYDYNILHVIPQEYAIDQEQGIKNPIGLSGFRMTANVHLITYRNHIKKNIIKAVKNCNLKIKKIIFSGLASSQAILTSEEKSSGVCMIDIGGGSIEIVIYTNGYIQHSEVIPYAGNTITNDIACIFNTSFKNAEMIKIKYGSTVLSSFSIPELIEFSNLNGMNTKKIKKDILIEIIESRYSELLNIINDIIIKIQKKLFYSKQPYLIGSGIVITGGSAQTKSLKCFAEKIFKMPVRIGVPNNVKTNNQNILHPSYSTVIGLLKYSQKKYHYQNHNKTFIFKKWIYKIQNWFQKISNKH; this is encoded by the coding sequence ATGATGAATCAAAAACAAGAAACATTGGTAGCAGGATTAGAAATAGGAACTACCAAAGTTGTTGTTTTAATTGGAAAAATTTTAGAAAATAATAATATTAATATTGTCGGAATAGGAAAATGTTCCTCCAAAGGAATTAGTGTAGGAAATATTAATGATTTAAATTCTGTAACTAAATGTATTAAAAAAAGCATAGATGAAGCAGAAAAAACTGCACAATGTAATATTTCTTCTATATATTTATCATTATCTAATAAATATATTCAATGTAAAAATGAAACTGGAATTGTTCCAATCCATAATAACGAAGTCACCACAAAAGATGTACAATATGCTATATATACTGCAAAATCCATTAAATTAAACTACGATTATAATATATTACATGTTATTCCTCAAGAATATGCTATTGACCAAGAACAAGGAATCAAAAATCCAATTGGATTATCTGGATTTCGAATGACTGCTAATGTTCACTTAATTACATATCGAAATCATATTAAAAAAAATATTATAAAAGCTGTTAAAAACTGTAATTTAAAAATTAAAAAAATAATATTTTCAGGATTAGCATCTAGCCAAGCCATATTAACATCCGAAGAAAAAAGTTCTGGAGTTTGTATGATCGATATTGGCGGTGGAAGTATAGAAATTGTAATATACACCAATGGATATATCCAACACAGCGAGGTTATTCCATATGCCGGAAATACTATTACTAATGATATTGCATGTATATTTAATACATCATTCAAAAATGCAGAAATGATCAAAATAAAATACGGATCTACAGTATTATCATCTTTTTCGATACCAGAATTAATAGAATTTTCTAACTTAAATGGAATGAATACTAAAAAAATAAAAAAAGATATATTAATTGAAATTATAGAATCAAGATATTCTGAATTATTAAATATCATTAATGATATTATTATAAAAATACAAAAAAAATTATTTTATTCTAAACAACCATATTTAATTGGATCGGGTATCGTCATTACTGGAGGAAGCGCACAAACAAAATCGTTAAAATGTTTTGCAGAAAAAATTTTTAAAATGCCAGTAAGAATTGGAGTACCCAATAATGTTAAAACAAACAACCAAAATATTCTTCATCCTAGTTATTCCACAGTAATAGGATTATTAAAATATAGTCAAAAAAAATATCATTATCAAAATCATAATAAAACTTTTATATTTAAAAAATGGATTTACAAAATACAAAATTGGTTTCAAAAGATTTCAAATAAACACTAA
- the rsmH gene encoding 16S rRNA (cytosine(1402)-N(4))-methyltransferase RsmH — protein sequence MNTLLHKTVMLEESIQALKIKKNGIYIDCTFGAGGHSLKILKNLNKDGKLYAIDRDPYAINIAKKILDHRLQIIHGNFSDIDIFVKKYNINKKIDGIILDLGVSSMQLMFKDRGFSFKLDGPLDMRMNPTEGISATTWINSSTKKEIAYVLKTFGEEKFANKIAAIIEKKKKNQPITTTLELSKIIQSVIFKKKKRQHPATKSFQAIRIFINQELYAIKIFLQKILKFLNKNARIVVISFHSLEDRIIKQFMVQNSCIPHIPNGIPISEKNIKLLYQKNIKIVDRIFPTTKEIIDNPKSRSAILRIAEYIQ from the coding sequence ATGAATACTTTATTACACAAAACAGTAATGTTGGAAGAATCTATTCAAGCACTAAAAATAAAAAAAAATGGTATATATATCGATTGTACTTTTGGTGCTGGAGGACATTCTTTAAAAATATTAAAAAATTTAAATAAAGATGGAAAATTATATGCTATTGATAGAGATCCATATGCAATTAACATTGCAAAAAAAATATTAGATCATCGATTACAAATCATTCACGGAAATTTTTCTGATATTGATATTTTCGTAAAAAAATATAATATCAATAAAAAAATTGATGGTATTATACTAGATTTAGGAGTCTCGTCCATGCAATTAATGTTTAAAGATAGAGGTTTTTCATTTAAACTAGATGGACCATTAGATATGAGGATGAATCCAACAGAAGGAATATCTGCTACTACATGGATCAATTCTAGTACAAAAAAAGAAATAGCATATGTTTTAAAAACATTCGGAGAAGAAAAATTTGCAAATAAAATTGCTGCAATAATTGAAAAAAAAAAAAAAAATCAACCAATTACAACAACTTTAGAATTATCTAAAATTATTCAATCAGTAATATTTAAAAAAAAAAAACGTCAACACCCAGCAACAAAAAGTTTTCAAGCAATTCGAATTTTTATTAATCAAGAATTATATGCAATAAAAATATTTTTACAAAAAATACTAAAATTTTTAAATAAAAATGCTCGCATTGTTGTCATTAGTTTTCATTCATTAGAAGATAGAATTATAAAACAATTTATGGTACAAAATAGTTGTATACCTCATATACCAAATGGAATACCGATATCTGAAAAAAATATAAAATTATTGTATCAAAAAAATATAAAAATTGTTGATAGGATTTTTCCAACTACAAAAGAAATTATAGATAATCCAAAGTCAAGAAGTGCTATTTTAAGAATAGCGGAATATATACAATAA
- the ilvN gene encoding acetolactate synthase small subunit codes for MKTMLLILLENEPGALSRVVGLFSQRGYNIDNLSVCPTEDTSISTVTIQTSGDQKIIEKIEKQLHKLINILKIQIIHHQQYIEKELALIKIQASKYEIQNIKKILEKFHSQIIKEFCPIYTIQILENNTQINNFLNIIKKHSKIINISRSGTIII; via the coding sequence ATGAAAACAATGCTATTAATATTATTAGAAAATGAACCAGGCGCCTTGTCTAGAGTAGTCGGTTTATTTTCACAAAGAGGATATAACATAGATAACTTATCTGTTTGTCCAACAGAAGACACTTCAATATCTACTGTTACAATACAAACTAGCGGAGATCAAAAAATAATTGAAAAAATTGAAAAACAATTACATAAACTCATTAATATATTAAAAATTCAAATCATACACCATCAACAATATATAGAAAAAGAACTTGCTCTTATTAAAATTCAGGCATCTAAGTATGAAATACAAAATATAAAAAAAATTTTAGAAAAATTTCACAGTCAAATTATAAAAGAATTTTGCCCAATATATACTATTCAAATTCTTGAAAATAACACTCAAATCAATAATTTTTTAAATATAATAAAAAAACATTCTAAAATTATAAATATTTCTCGATCAGGAACTATTATTATTTAA
- the ilvB gene encoding biosynthetic-type acetolactate synthase large subunit: protein MELLSGSDMVIRSLIDQGIKHIFGYPGGAVLDIYDSLKKNTDIKHILVRHEQAATHMADGYARATGKVGVVLVTSGPGATNSITGIATAYMDSIPMIVISGQVDSSLIGYDAFQECDMLGISRPIVKHSFLITNTEDIPMIFKKSFWIASTGRPGPVVIDLPKDILNAKNKKPYFWPKKPYIRSYNPIIHGNKKQIKKILKILLKAKQPILYIGGGVVNSNSTKELKKFAELLKIPVTNSLMALGAFPGTHVQNLHMLGMHGTYEANMAIHYSDVILAIGVRFDDRTTNNLKKYCPTAKILHIDIDPTSISKTVSADIPIVGDAKKILQCLLKILDENKTLIKNYNIQPWWEKIKIWKNKKSLQYNKMSNKIKPQNVIKTLWNLTNGKAYITSDVGQHQMFAALYYLFEKPRRWINSGGLGTMGFGLPAALGVKIAFPKKMVICITGDGSIQMNIQELSTAMQYKLPILILNLNNQSLGMVKQWQNIIYEERHSHSYMKSLPNFIKLSESYGHIGISIINNQELEEKLKVALQKLKEGNLVFIDVKIDHTEHVYPMQIRGGGMNEMWFRE, encoded by the coding sequence ATGGAATTATTATCAGGCTCAGATATGGTCATTCGATCATTAATAGATCAAGGAATAAAACATATTTTCGGATATCCTGGAGGTGCGGTATTAGATATCTATGATTCTTTAAAAAAAAATACTGATATTAAACACATATTAGTACGACATGAACAAGCTGCTACACATATGGCAGATGGATATGCAAGAGCTACAGGGAAAGTGGGAGTCGTATTAGTAACTTCTGGACCTGGTGCCACTAATTCTATTACAGGAATTGCAACAGCATATATGGATTCTATTCCCATGATTGTTATTTCTGGACAAGTCGATTCATCTTTAATTGGATACGATGCATTTCAAGAATGCGATATGTTAGGCATTTCAAGACCAATAGTAAAACATAGTTTTTTAATCACAAATACCGAAGATATTCCTATGATATTTAAAAAATCCTTTTGGATAGCATCAACAGGTAGACCAGGACCAGTAGTTATTGATCTACCAAAAGATATTTTGAATGCAAAAAATAAAAAACCATATTTTTGGCCAAAAAAACCTTATATACGATCATACAATCCTATAATTCATGGAAATAAAAAACAAATAAAAAAAATATTAAAAATATTATTAAAAGCAAAACAACCTATATTATATATTGGAGGAGGAGTTGTAAACTCTAATAGTACAAAAGAATTAAAAAAATTCGCGGAACTACTAAAAATACCAGTTACTAATTCTCTAATGGCTCTTGGAGCTTTTCCAGGAACACACGTACAAAATCTTCACATGCTCGGAATGCATGGAACTTATGAAGCAAACATGGCTATACACTATTCCGATGTTATTTTAGCTATTGGAGTGAGATTTGATGATCGTACTACAAATAATTTAAAAAAATATTGTCCTACAGCAAAAATTTTACACATAGATATAGACCCTACATCAATATCTAAAACAGTCTCTGCAGATATACCAATTGTTGGAGATGCAAAAAAAATATTACAATGTTTATTAAAAATTCTGGATGAAAACAAAACATTAATAAAAAATTATAATATTCAACCATGGTGGGAAAAAATTAAAATATGGAAAAATAAAAAAAGTTTACAATACAATAAAATGAGCAATAAGATAAAACCTCAAAATGTGATAAAAACTTTATGGAATCTTACAAATGGAAAAGCATATATCACATCCGATGTTGGACAACATCAAATGTTTGCAGCATTATATTATTTATTTGAAAAACCAAGAAGATGGATTAATTCAGGTGGACTAGGTACCATGGGTTTTGGTTTACCAGCAGCATTAGGAGTTAAAATAGCCTTTCCTAAAAAAATGGTTATTTGTATTACTGGAGATGGTAGTATTCAAATGAATATTCAAGAACTTTCTACAGCAATGCAATATAAATTACCAATATTAATACTGAATTTAAATAATCAATCCTTGGGAATGGTCAAACAATGGCAAAATATCATTTATGAAGAAAGACATTCTCATTCATATATGAAGTCATTACCAAATTTTATAAAATTATCAGAATCTTATGGACATATTGGAATTTCTATTATTAATAATCAAGAATTAGAAGAAAAATTAAAAGTCGCATTACAAAAACTCAAAGAAGGAAATCTGGTCTTTATAGATGTAAAAATTGATCATACTGAACATGTATATCCTATGCAAATTCGAGGTGGGGGAATGAATGAAATGTGGTTTAGAGAATAA
- the dapD gene encoding 2,3,4,5-tetrahydropyridine-2,6-dicarboxylate N-succinyltransferase: MEKLEKIINKIFEKKEHINFNKMNIEYSHAIKKTIELLDQGKIQVSTKISGSWITHQWIKKAILLYFCIQKNKITRGIKNTFYDKIPLKYEHITEQELKKNNIRIVPPATIRKGAFIAQNTVLMPSYVNIGAYINQNTMIDTWSTVGSCAYIGKNVHISGGVGIGGVLEPIQSNPTIIEDNCFIGARSEIVEGVIVEKGSVISMGVYIGQSTRIYNRETEEITYGKIPSGSVVVSGTLPSKNKKYNLYCAVIVKKVDTKTLKKVEINELLRNIQ, translated from the coding sequence ATGGAAAAATTAGAAAAGATTATAAATAAAATTTTTGAAAAAAAAGAACATATTAATTTTAATAAAATGAATATTGAATATTCCCATGCAATTAAGAAAACCATTGAACTTCTTGATCAAGGTAAAATACAGGTATCAACAAAAATATCAGGATCATGGATTACTCACCAATGGATTAAAAAAGCAATTTTATTATATTTTTGTATCCAAAAAAATAAAATAACTAGAGGCATTAAAAATACTTTTTATGACAAAATCCCCCTCAAATATGAACATATTACAGAACAGGAATTAAAAAAAAATAATATTCGTATTGTACCACCAGCTACAATCCGAAAGGGTGCATTTATTGCACAAAATACTGTACTAATGCCTTCTTATGTTAATATTGGTGCTTATATTAATCAAAATACTATGATAGATACATGGTCTACTGTTGGATCTTGTGCATACATTGGAAAAAATGTACATATATCAGGTGGTGTAGGTATAGGAGGTGTACTAGAACCAATCCAAAGTAATCCAACAATTATTGAAGACAATTGTTTTATTGGCGCACGTTCTGAAATTGTGGAAGGTGTAATTGTAGAAAAAGGATCAGTAATTTCTATGGGAGTATATATTGGACAAAGTACAAGAATTTATAATAGAGAAACAGAAGAAATTACATATGGCAAAATACCTTCTGGGTCTGTAGTGGTTTCTGGTACTTTACCGTCAAAAAACAAAAAATATAACTTATATTGCGCAGTTATTGTTAAAAAAGTAGATACAAAAACACTCAAAAAAGTAGAAATTAATGAATTATTACGAAATATTCAATAA
- the map gene encoding type I methionyl aminopeptidase, translating into MKISIKNSEEIKKMRISGKLASQVLEMITPYVVAGITTEHLDYICHNYIVEKQNAIPACLGYQGFPKSTCISVNEVVCHGIPNNTELKHGDIVNIDVTIIKNQYHADTSKMFIVGNTNSIAKKLCYTAKKILYETFSVIKPNIPINIIGKTIQKNIHKTPFSIVTEYCGHGIGKEFHEDPYILHYFNKNNKILFKEGMVFTIEPIINSGKSDVICMDDSWTIKTKDNSLSAQYEHTILVTKNGCEILTKRKTENIKNIYINM; encoded by the coding sequence ATGAAAATTTCCATAAAAAATTCTGAAGAAATTAAGAAAATGCGAATTTCTGGAAAATTAGCCAGCCAAGTATTAGAAATGATTACACCATATGTAGTTGCTGGAATTACAACAGAACACTTAGATTACATTTGTCATAACTATATTGTTGAAAAACAAAATGCTATTCCAGCTTGTTTAGGATACCAAGGATTTCCAAAATCAACATGTATTTCTGTAAATGAAGTTGTATGTCATGGCATTCCTAATAACACCGAATTAAAACATGGAGATATCGTAAATATTGATGTCACCATCATAAAAAATCAATACCATGCTGATACATCAAAAATGTTTATTGTTGGAAATACAAATTCTATTGCAAAAAAATTATGCTATACAGCAAAGAAAATATTATATGAAACCTTTTCAGTAATCAAACCAAATATTCCTATCAACATCATTGGCAAAACAATACAAAAAAATATTCATAAAACACCTTTTTCTATTGTCACAGAATATTGTGGACACGGAATTGGAAAAGAATTTCACGAAGATCCATATATTTTACATTATTTTAATAAAAATAATAAAATATTATTTAAAGAAGGTATGGTATTTACTATAGAACCCATTATAAATTCTGGAAAAAGTGATGTCATTTGTATGGATGATAGTTGGACTATTAAAACAAAAGATAATAGTTTATCCGCACAATACGAACATACAATTTTAGTCACTAAAAATGGATGCGAAATCTTAACAAAAAGAAAAACTGAAAATATAAAAAACATATATATTAATATGTAA